The genomic window CTTTCAGCTGCCATTGTTGTCAGTCGCTCGTCCCATAATATTACAGGCAGCTGGAATCGTTTTTCTAGTTCAGAAGCATAAAATTGACTTGCTTCTCCGCGTGGGCCAATCGTACCATTCATATTCTTTGGCAAGCCGACAACAATTTTACTTACTTCATTTTCTTTAATAATCTTTCCAATTTGCTCGAAACCAAACTCTTTTTTCTCTTCATTAATTTTTAAAGTTTCTAAGCCCTGAGCAGTCCAGCCTAGTGCATCACTAAGCGCAATGCCGACCGTTTTTGAGCCGACATCCAATCCCATTGTCCGCATATATTATCCCTTTCGCTGCTGTTTTAAATATGATTTAACTAACTCTTCAATGATCTCGTCACGTTCGAGCTTGCGAATAATATTGCGTGCATCCTTATGGCGGGGAATGTAAGCAGGATCCCCCGATAACAAATAACCAACAATTTGGTTAATAGGGTTATACCCTTTATCTTGAAGAGCTTCATACACTTGCAAAAGTACTTGATTAACATCATGTTCCATGGGCTCTTCAGGAAAATTGAATCTCATCGTATTATCAA from Bacillus sp. DTU_2020_1000418_1_SI_GHA_SEK_038 includes these protein-coding regions:
- the ruvX gene encoding Holliday junction resolvase RuvX — encoded protein: MRTMGLDVGSKTVGIALSDALGWTAQGLETLKINEEKKEFGFEQIGKIIKENEVSKIVVGLPKNMNGTIGPRGEASQFYASELEKRFQLPVILWDERLTTMAAERVLLEADVSRKKRKKVIDKMAAVMILQGYIDSQNTMR
- a CDS encoding IreB family regulatory phosphoprotein, with amino-acid sequence MSSFDNTMRFNFPEEPMEHDVNQVLLQVYEALQDKGYNPINQIVGYLLSGDPAYIPRHKDARNIIRKLERDEIIEELVKSYLKQQRKG